In the genome of Planctomyces sp. SH-PL62, the window GCGACCGGACGGTGCCGATCGGGACGCCGAGGCGGAGGCCTATCGACTCATAATCCAGGCCGTCGATCACATGCAGGCTCAGCACGTCTCGGTGATTCGCGTTGAGCTTCTCGATCGCCCGCCTGACCTCGGAGCGCAGTTCGGCGACGACGACGGCCTGGGACGGATCCGCATCGTCGATCGACTCGCGGCGGATCGCGCAGGCCGCGTCCTCATGCTTGTGGCGGCGTCGGATCATTCGTCTCAGGTGGAGGCTGCGGAACAGGACGGCGCGGATCAGCCAGGCCCTGGGATTCGCCGGGGCTTCGGGGCGAGACCACAAGCCCAGAAGCGCCTCCTGGACCGCCTCCCACGCCAGGTGGTCGCATCCCAGTCGCCGACGCGCCACGCGAACCAGTTCCCCGAGGTAGGGCCGCACGAGGATGGCGAAATCGTCCTCACCGTGGCGTCGCCCCGTCGAGCGTCGATCTCGTGCGGCCACTGCGGCGACTCCCCCGGTACGACGCGTCGGCTCGCGACGGCGAGGGACCGACGGCTGTCCCCCCCGCTCGACGGATGACGGCGAGACGTCGGCGTAACGCCGATCGAACGCAATGCACAGGCCCGATGACGCGGCCATTCAACCGATCCCCTTCCTCTGGAACCCTCGATCTCGAGACGCGCACGAGCAGTCGCTCCCTCGCCTGACGGCGGGGTTTCGACGATTCCGCCCAGGTCCTTCCACGACTCTCCCCGAACTGCGCCCGCGCACGGCTGGCGCGGCCGCGGTGAGCGGGGGCGTGAGGAAGTTCGGACGGCTTCAGGCCGATGCGCGAGGCGGGGCGCGAGGGATCGAGGAGACGAGGTGGGAAGCGGACGGGCGGATCACCTCGGCGCGAACGGCAGCGGGCCGGGCGAGGAGGTGGAAGGCGTCCGGGGCGGGCTCCACCGGAGCGGCGGCGATCGAGAAGAAGTGGCAGGCCGGGCAATCCTGGTCGGATCCCAGCGCCTCGTCAGCACACTCGTCGGCCGTCGAGTCGACGTCGCCGCCCGCCACGACCCGTTCGACGAGGTCGTCGAACGCGTGGTGTCCGGGCCCGCACAGCGAGGTCGCCGTGTACAGGCCCAGGAGGTAGAGCAGGATCAGTCGACGGCCGAGCTGCAAGGTTCTTCCCGATTCCTGAATCGAAAGCGCGCGGGGGCCGGGCGTCGACGGGACGTCCGTTTTGCGTCGTCTATACAAGTAATGCCGGCGGTGGGCCTCTGGTTCCACCCCGGCATTTTTTTTGTTCGACGCCTTCGTCCTGTCAGGGATGTCGGATCGTGACGGTCTGGTTCGACTCGACCTGCTCCAGCGACGAGCGCCCTCGCCCCGGCCAGTCGATCTCGACGCGATCCACGGTGGCGGCCTCGCCCACGCCGAGGTGCAACTCCAGGGCGTTCTGGGACTGGTGCGAGGAGCCGCTCCGAAGCTCGCGATGCTGGACCTTCCCCCCGGCCGTGATGGTCGCGCGGGCGCCAATGGCGGGGCTGCCGTGAGCGTTCAGGAGGCGGAGCTTCAACCAGTTTCCCGAGCGGGGCGTGTCGTTGCGAAGGAGCAACGGAGGGGAGTCCATGGCCGTGATCAGGAGGTCCAGATCTCCGTCGTCGTCGTAATCGCCCACCGCGAGCCCCCGCGCCGAAGCGGCGACCTGGAAGCCGGGACCGGCTTCGCGCGAGACGTCGGTGAGCTTGCCCAGGTCGTTGCGGATCAGAAAGGGGAGTTGGCGATACGACTCGTTCAACTCGGGGGCCTGATCGACCTGCGGGTAGATGTGACCGTTCACGATGACGACGTCCACGTCCGCGTCGTGGTCGTAATCGAAGTACGCGCAGCCCCATTTCAGGGCCTGATAGGTGATCGCCTTCAGTCCTGTCAGGGCGGCGACGTCCTGGAAGGCGAGATCGCCGTCGTTGTGATAGATCGTGGCGGCATCCTGGGCGAAGGTGGTGACGAGGATGTCCGGTCGGCCGTCGCCGTCGTAATCCGCAGCGTCGACCCCCATGTCGGCCTGCGCCGCGCCGTGGCCGTTCACCCCCGCGCCGCTCCAGGTGCCCACCTCGGTGAACGTGCCGTCGCCGTTGTTGCGATAGAGGAAATTCGGGTTGGAGTCGTTGGTCACGAAGACGTCCACGTCGCCGTCATCGTCGAGATCGGAGGTCAGGACCCCGAGCCCGTACGCCTCGGCGGTATCGGTCATCCCAACCTCGTCGGTGGCGTCGCTGAACGTGCCGTCGCCGTTGTTGCGGTAGAAGCGATCCCTCCCGCCGCGAAGGCCGAACGGGCCGGAGAGCACCTTGACCTTCTCCCGCCAGACGGTCGTCCGGCGGGCGGCGAGGACCTCGTCCATCGTCGTGTCGATATAGTTGGCGACGTACAGGTCAAGGTCGCCGTCGCCGTCTGCGTCGAAGAACGAAGACCCC includes:
- a CDS encoding RNA polymerase sigma factor → MAASSGLCIAFDRRYADVSPSSVERGGQPSVPRRREPTRRTGGVAAVAARDRRSTGRRHGEDDFAILVRPYLGELVRVARRRLGCDHLAWEAVQEALLGLWSRPEAPANPRAWLIRAVLFRSLHLRRMIRRRHKHEDAACAIRRESIDDADPSQAVVVAELRSEVRRAIEKLNANHRDVLSLHVIDGLDYESIGLRLGVPIGTVRSRLFRAREALKSHLGAELQERI
- a CDS encoding CRTAC1 family protein: MMLPLRTLLAAALPILLSACGEPTAKAPDDPTPPVNRNIPAPPPVGPAVPRFVEVAASAGLTTVLYGGGPDKDHILESVGSGCGFVDYDGDGRLDVYLVNAWALDEEPSRVRLKGRNALYRNRGDGKFEDVTDKAHVADESWGCGVSAADYDDDGHVDLYVTNFGPNRLYRNRGDGTFEQVAERAGVADPGWGAGSSFFDADGDGDLDLYVANYIDTTMDEVLAARRTTVWREKVKVLSGPFGLRGGRDRFYRNNGDGTFSDATDEVGMTDTAEAYGLGVLTSDLDDDGDVDVFVTNDSNPNFLYRNNGDGTFTEVGTWSGAGVNGHGAAQADMGVDAADYDGDGRPDILVTTFAQDAATIYHNDGDLAFQDVAALTGLKAITYQALKWGCAYFDYDHDADVDVVIVNGHIYPQVDQAPELNESYRQLPFLIRNDLGKLTDVSREAGPGFQVAASARGLAVGDYDDDGDLDLLITAMDSPPLLLRNDTPRSGNWLKLRLLNAHGSPAIGARATITAGGKVQHRELRSGSSHQSQNALELHLGVGEAATVDRVEIDWPGRGRSSLEQVESNQTVTIRHP